Proteins from a genomic interval of Amycolatopsis sp. cg13:
- a CDS encoding transglycosylase family protein, translating to MGRHSKPSKTKTVLQRTGATAALAGATLGGIGLAGAGTANAFPGQAGIVKCESSGNPTAVNNTAAGQRAGRPAGLFQIVTKTWLANGGGQFAPTADKATPAQQQIVADRIYAKQGSAPWQCRGGSGPAGYANFGGDTSGGSAEVEAVAAKPKVEAKAETKVKSAPKHAAPTSNPDGSYTVAAGDTLSGIAKNLNVDGGWQHLQQLNQKFIPDANLILVGQKIVTK from the coding sequence GTGGGACGGCACAGCAAACCCAGCAAGACGAAGACAGTCCTCCAGCGCACCGGCGCGACCGCGGCTCTCGCGGGCGCCACCCTCGGCGGCATCGGCCTCGCCGGGGCGGGCACGGCCAACGCCTTCCCGGGGCAGGCCGGCATCGTCAAGTGCGAGAGCAGCGGCAACCCGACCGCGGTCAACAACACCGCCGCGGGCCAGCGCGCGGGCCGCCCCGCCGGCCTGTTCCAGATCGTCACGAAGACGTGGCTCGCGAACGGCGGCGGCCAGTTCGCCCCGACGGCCGACAAGGCCACGCCCGCGCAGCAGCAGATCGTCGCGGACCGGATCTACGCGAAGCAGGGTTCCGCCCCGTGGCAGTGCCGCGGCGGCTCGGGCCCGGCGGGCTACGCGAACTTCGGCGGCGACACCTCCGGCGGCTCCGCCGAGGTCGAGGCTGTTGCCGCGAAGCCGAAGGTCGAGGCCAAGGCCGAGACGAAGGTCAAGTCCGCGCCGAAGCACGCCGCGCCGACCTCGAACCCGGACGGCAGCTACACCGTGGCCGCCGGCGACACCCTCTCCGGAATCGCGAAGAACCTCAACGTGGACGGCGGCTGGCAGCACCTGCAGCAGCTGAACCAGAAGTTCATCCCGGACGCCAACCTGATCCTGGTCGGCCAGAAGATCGTCACGAAGTAA
- a CDS encoding very short patch repair endonuclease, translating to MSGSASDRTFHAPVDPVVSSRMSKIRSRDTKPELRLRAALHRRGLRYRIGVRPVGSVRRTADIVFGPSRVAVMVDGCFWHGCPEHHRPSSRNSGWWKDKIEGNIRRDRETDKTLGEAGWLVIRVWEHESAHEAAERIAEVVGQRRPPR from the coding sequence ATGAGCGGTTCCGCGTCCGATCGTACGTTCCATGCGCCGGTGGACCCGGTCGTCAGCTCTCGCATGAGCAAGATCCGGAGCCGTGATACGAAACCGGAGCTTCGGCTCCGTGCTGCCCTCCATCGAAGGGGCCTGCGCTATCGCATCGGCGTTCGCCCCGTCGGGTCAGTGCGCAGGACCGCTGACATCGTCTTCGGTCCATCTCGCGTCGCCGTCATGGTGGATGGCTGCTTCTGGCACGGCTGTCCTGAGCATCATCGGCCGTCTTCCAGGAACAGCGGCTGGTGGAAAGACAAAATCGAAGGCAATATCCGCCGGGATCGCGAGACCGACAAGACGCTCGGAGAAGCCGGTTGGCTTGTTATCCGAGTCTGGGAACACGAATCCGCTCATGAGGCCGCCGAGCGCATCGCGGAAGTGGTCGGTCAACGTCGTCCGCCGCGCTGA
- a CDS encoding DNA cytosine methyltransferase — MSPAAPQTALFDVAAGQVSAGPVTEVGTSVELFTGGGGLAQAMHEVGFRHLLCNEFASRACETLLDNKAIKWEPDAPLPKSLHDPWPLIQGDIRIREVTDALRRLTGKVDVVAGGPPCQPFSLGGVHKGDEDERNMFPELFRVVRETRPRAIICENVRGLLRPSFKPYFDYIVRELAAPFAKRKGGESWDAHDRRLVKELAKKNASPDEYYDVYPMPVNAADYGVPQTRQRIIIVAFRKDLNVEWTTPEAKYSEASLVRDQQDGVYWESVGKKPKPDILAMRARTKFDPEDLRKLPWRTLRQAIDDLPEPIIGEETDGIAHHVGWPGARIYKGHTPNYLDRPAKTVKAGVHGVPGGESVLLRDDGTHRYMTVRETARVMTFPDSWELSGPRGEQMRQLGNAVPVLLGKVFAQAVADALKPTTDSGRTS, encoded by the coding sequence ATGTCCCCGGCCGCTCCCCAGACCGCCCTGTTCGACGTCGCCGCAGGTCAAGTATCTGCTGGTCCAGTCACCGAAGTGGGTACCAGCGTCGAACTGTTCACCGGCGGCGGCGGGCTGGCGCAGGCGATGCATGAGGTCGGCTTTCGACATCTGTTGTGCAATGAGTTCGCGTCACGCGCGTGCGAGACGCTGCTGGATAACAAAGCCATCAAGTGGGAGCCCGACGCGCCGCTGCCGAAGTCCTTACATGATCCCTGGCCGTTGATCCAGGGCGATATCCGCATCCGCGAGGTCACGGACGCGCTCCGGAGGTTGACGGGCAAGGTCGACGTCGTGGCGGGCGGCCCGCCATGTCAGCCGTTCAGCCTGGGCGGCGTGCACAAGGGCGACGAGGACGAGCGAAACATGTTCCCGGAGCTCTTCCGGGTCGTCCGCGAGACCCGGCCGCGGGCGATCATCTGCGAGAACGTCCGAGGTTTATTGCGACCGTCGTTCAAGCCATACTTCGACTACATCGTGCGTGAACTGGCCGCTCCTTTCGCGAAGCGCAAAGGCGGCGAGTCATGGGACGCACACGACCGGCGGCTAGTGAAGGAACTCGCCAAGAAGAACGCGAGCCCGGACGAGTACTACGATGTGTATCCAATGCCGGTCAACGCGGCCGACTACGGCGTGCCTCAGACCCGCCAGAGGATCATCATCGTCGCTTTTAGGAAGGACCTCAACGTCGAGTGGACGACTCCTGAAGCGAAGTATTCGGAAGCGTCGCTCGTCCGCGATCAACAGGACGGAGTCTATTGGGAGTCGGTCGGGAAAAAGCCGAAGCCCGACATCCTCGCAATGCGGGCAAGGACCAAGTTTGATCCCGAAGACCTTCGAAAGCTCCCATGGCGAACCTTGCGACAAGCAATCGATGATTTGCCAGAACCGATCATCGGCGAGGAGACAGACGGTATCGCACACCACGTCGGATGGCCGGGCGCGCGGATCTACAAGGGCCATACACCCAACTACCTCGACCGCCCAGCCAAGACGGTCAAGGCTGGCGTTCATGGAGTTCCGGGTGGCGAGTCGGTTCTGCTCCGCGATGACGGCACGCATCGCTACATGACAGTGCGCGAAACCGCGAGGGTGATGACCTTCCCCGACTCGTGGGAGCTGTCGGGCCCGAGGGGAGAGCAGATGCGTCAGCTCGGAAACGCGGTACCAGTCCTGCTGGGCAAGGTTTTCGCTCAAGCGGTGGCCGACGCGTTGAAGCCGACCACGGATTCTGGCCGAACGAGTTAG